A portion of the Actomonas aquatica genome contains these proteins:
- a CDS encoding glycoside hydrolase family 27 protein, which produces MFRPLRLATLSLAVLTTASVSSANASATESSPHDSTFLSWAATPPMGWNSWDCFGTTVTEPQTKAQADFMSEHLKDHGWTYIVVDIQWYEPDAKNHAYRAGAPLTMDAYGRLQPAPNRFPSAADGAGFKALADYVHARGLKFGLHLMRGIPRQAVHQNVPILGTDGIHAQDIANTDSICPWNPDMYGVDMSKPGAQTYYNSVFNMFAEWGVDYVKVDDISRPYHDHESEIEAIRHAIDQTGRPMVLSLSPGATALSAADHVAQNANLWRISDDFWDRWLALHEQFERLANWNPHRVTGAWPDADMLPVGVLDLGRRSTRFTADEQRTMMTLWSIARSPLMHGGDMTKTDDFTLALLTNDEVLAVNQHSTNNRPLFDHDELIAWVADVPNDPAGAKYLAVFNARDRVRLLPEYADFISEPITAGQTEPLQLDLDVTGGTQVILTNLPGWDGPGQNPLVFSALTAHFADGRTVDLTAQGWSAVDSPWDAAGQHDATADAPARITMLAPSKVAFDLPTDATRFTATVHFEHPKGAQEETLRLVAVVARATNTDTRASVPIPVDLNELGLNGPVAIRDLWTHQDLGEQTGTFAPEVPFHGAGLYRLTPQ; this is translated from the coding sequence ATGTTCCGTCCACTCCGTCTCGCCACTCTCTCGCTCGCCGTGCTCACCACCGCTTCCGTCTCTTCCGCCAACGCTTCCGCCACCGAATCGTCCCCCCACGATTCCACCTTCCTCTCCTGGGCCGCCACGCCGCCCATGGGCTGGAACAGCTGGGACTGCTTCGGCACCACCGTGACCGAGCCCCAGACCAAGGCCCAGGCCGACTTCATGTCGGAACACCTCAAGGACCACGGCTGGACCTACATCGTCGTCGACATCCAGTGGTATGAACCCGACGCCAAAAACCACGCCTACCGCGCCGGCGCCCCGCTCACCATGGACGCCTACGGTCGCCTCCAACCCGCGCCCAACCGCTTTCCCTCCGCCGCCGACGGCGCCGGCTTCAAGGCCCTCGCCGACTACGTGCACGCCCGCGGCCTCAAGTTTGGCCTCCACCTCATGCGCGGCATCCCCCGCCAGGCCGTCCACCAAAACGTGCCCATCCTCGGCACCGACGGCATCCACGCCCAGGACATCGCCAACACCGATTCCATCTGCCCGTGGAACCCCGACATGTATGGCGTCGATATGTCCAAACCCGGCGCCCAGACCTACTACAACAGCGTCTTCAACATGTTCGCCGAGTGGGGCGTCGACTACGTGAAGGTCGACGACATCTCCCGCCCCTACCACGACCACGAGTCCGAGATCGAAGCCATCCGCCACGCCATCGATCAAACCGGCCGCCCCATGGTCCTCAGCCTCTCCCCCGGCGCCACCGCCCTCTCCGCCGCCGACCACGTTGCCCAAAACGCCAACCTCTGGCGCATCAGCGACGACTTCTGGGACCGTTGGCTCGCCCTCCACGAGCAGTTCGAGCGCCTCGCCAACTGGAACCCCCACCGCGTCACCGGCGCCTGGCCCGACGCCGACATGCTGCCCGTCGGCGTGCTCGACCTCGGCCGCCGCTCCACCCGCTTCACCGCCGATGAGCAACGCACCATGATGACCCTCTGGAGCATCGCCCGCTCGCCCCTCATGCACGGCGGCGACATGACCAAAACCGACGACTTCACCCTCGCTCTCCTCACCAACGACGAGGTCCTCGCCGTCAACCAACACAGCACCAACAACCGCCCGCTCTTCGACCACGACGAGCTCATCGCCTGGGTCGCCGACGTCCCCAACGATCCTGCCGGCGCCAAATACCTCGCCGTCTTCAACGCCCGCGACCGCGTGCGTCTCCTGCCGGAATACGCCGACTTCATCAGCGAGCCCATCACCGCCGGCCAAACCGAGCCGCTCCAGCTCGACCTCGACGTCACCGGCGGCACCCAGGTCATCCTCACCAACCTGCCTGGATGGGACGGCCCCGGCCAAAACCCGCTCGTGTTCTCCGCCCTCACCGCGCACTTCGCCGACGGTCGCACCGTCGACCTCACCGCGCAGGGCTGGTCCGCCGTCGACTCCCCGTGGGACGCCGCCGGCCAACACGACGCCACCGCCGACGCCCCGGCCCGCATCACCATGCTCGCCCCCAGCAAGGTCGCCTTCGACCTGCCCACCGACGCCACCCGCTTCACCGCCACCGTTCACTTTGAGCACCCCAAGGGCGCCCAAGAGGAAACTTTGCGCCTCGTCGCCGTCGTCGCCCGCGCGACCAACACCGACACCCGCGCCAGCGTGCCGATCCCGGTCGACCTGAACGAACTCGGCCTCAACGGCCCGGTCGCCATCCGCGACCTCTGGACCCACCAGGACCTCGGCGAGCAAACCGGCACCTTCGCCCCCGAAGTCCCCTTCCACGGCGCCGGCCTCTACCGCCTCACGCCGCAGTAA